The following proteins are encoded in a genomic region of Nitrospiria bacterium:
- a CDS encoding P-II family nitrogen regulator — protein MAFYPRLQTIKKLEIVIETIKLDQVIQIIEEAGASGYTILPSVTGRGTRGQRLGGGLTDVFKNAMVITLVDEAIATKILQKVERLIQNFAGMAVVTDALALWPDYSQETPKPPGT, from the coding sequence ATGGCTTTTTACCCGAGACTTCAAACCATAAAAAAACTAGAAATCGTAATTGAGACCATCAAGCTGGACCAGGTCATCCAAATCATTGAAGAGGCAGGGGCTTCTGGATATACGATTCTCCCTTCCGTCACCGGTCGCGGAACCCGTGGACAACGGTTGGGGGGAGGTCTTACCGATGTATTTAAAAACGCCATGGTCATCACACTGGTGGATGAGGCCATCGCCACCAAAATTCTTCAAAAAGTGGAACGGCTCATTCAAAACTTTGCCGGAATGGCCGTGGTCACCGATGCCCTCGCCCTCTGGCCAGATTACAGCCAAGAAACCCCTAAACCCCCTGGAACCTAA